ACATCGGACTGACGCGGAGAAGCACGGAAAATGATTCCAAAACGATCCTGATCGTAGCGGGGGGTAGAAAGGTGCATCATCTCGACAGCGCAGCATGCAAGACCGAAGGTCATAGGCCAAAAGGAGCTTTGACGAGCCCAATTGGCAATCTGATCAAGGGTGGTCCTGTGTAGTATGAGGTGAGCGGAAGTTCAAGGCGCATACACGACAAAGCTGTAGAGAGCAAACGAACAAGGCATATTGCATAACaccctccttcttctcctgaCTAGGCAAACGAACCTCTCGGCGGGCCTTGCCTGACTCGGTCAATTGCTGGGCGCTTGCTGATGGTTGACGCTCGAGCGCTATCGCTGATTTGACTGACGAAGTCGAGAGGGCCGCGAAGGGTTGAGCACGCGGAATGGAGGCAATGAAACGGGGTCGCGCAGCTGTTTTATGTTAGTAAATTGACAGTTTCGATGATGTGAAGAAGATCCCTACCGCCCAGAGCGCCAGAGATGGCAGGCCTCGTCAT
Above is a genomic segment from Penicillium digitatum chromosome 3, complete sequence containing:
- a CDS encoding NADH-ubiquinone oxidoreductase subunit B, putative; translated protein: MLQMTRPAISGALGAARPRFIASIPRAQPFAALSTSSVKSAIALERQPSASAQQLTESGKARREVRLPSQEKKEGVMQYALTTLDQIANWARQSSFWPMTFGLACCAVEMMHLSTPRYDQDRFGIIFRASPRQSDVMIVAGTLTNKMAPALRQVYDQMPDPRWVISMGSCANGGGYYHYSYSVVRGCDRVVPVDIYVPGCPPTSEALMYGIFQLQKKMRNTGITRMWYRR